A single Phragmites australis chromosome 4, lpPhrAust1.1, whole genome shotgun sequence DNA region contains:
- the LOC133915191 gene encoding calcium-dependent protein kinase 8, which yields MGNCCGTPATQGDGKNRRKQRKANPYNVTYNRGAAPPPARPGLVVLRDPTGRNLGARYELGGELGRGEFGITYLCTEPTTGARYACKSISKQKLRTPVDVEDVRREVDIMRHMPPHPNIVSLRAAYEDEDAVHLVMELCEGGELFDRIVARGHYTERAAAAVTRTIVEVVQMCHMHGVIHRDLKPENFLYANKKDSSPLKAIDFGLSVFFRPGERFTEIVGSPYYMAPEVLKRNYGPEVDVWSAGVILYILLCGVPPFWAETEQGVAQAIIRSVVNFRRDPWPRVSEPAKDLVKRMLDPNPNTRLTAAQVLEHPWLHDSKKMPDIPLGDTVRAKLQQFAAMNKLKKKSLRVIAEHLSVEEVADIKQMFDEMDVNKNGKLTFEEFKAGLRKLGNQMPDSDIRILMDAADVDKNGTLDYGEFVAVSIHVRKIGNDEHIQKAFSYFDQNKSGYIEIEELREALADELEGNDDDIINGIIRDVDTDKDGKISFDEFAAMMKAGTDWRKASRQYSRQRFNNLSLKLQKDGSIGAETR from the exons ATGGGCAACTGCTGCGGCACGCCGGCGACGCAGGGCGATGGCAAGAACCGGCGGAAGCAGCGGAAGGCGAACCCGTACAACGTCACGTACAACCGCGGGGCGGCGCCtccgccggcgcggccggggCTGGTGGTGCTGCGAGACCCGACGGGGCGGAACCTGGGCGCGCGGTACGAGCTCGGCGGCGAGCTGGGGCGCGGCGAGTTCGGCATCACGTACCTGTGCACGGAACCGACCACGGGGGCGCGGTACGCGTGCAAGTCGATATCCAAGCAGAAGCTGCGAACGCCCGTCGACGTGGAGGACGTGCGCCGGGAGGTGGACATCATGCGCCACATGCCGCCGCACCCCAACATTGTCAGCCTCCGCGCCGCGTacgaggacgaggacgccgTGCACCTCGTCATGGAGCTCTGCGAGGGAGGGGAGCTCTTCGACAGGATCGTCGCGCGGGGCCACTACACCGagcgtgccgccgccgccgtcacacGCACCATCGTGGAGGTGGTCCAG ATGTGCCACATGCATGGTGTCATTCACCGGGACCTTAAACCGGAGAACTTCTTATATGCAAACAAGAAGGACAGTTCCCCTCTGAAGGCGATTGATTTTGGGCTGTCCGTGTTCTTCAGGCCTG GTGAGCGGTTTACTGAAATTGTAGGCAGTCCCTACTACATGGCTCCAGAGGTTTTAAAGCGAAACTATGGTCCTGAAGTTGATGTTTGGAGTGCAGGAGTGATACTTTACATACTTCTTTGTGGTGTGCCACCATTTTGGGCAG AAACTGAACAGGGAGTAGCACAGGCAATTATACGCTCTGTTGTTAATTTCAGAAGAGATCCATGGCCCAGAGTATCTGAGCCTGCTAAAGATCTTGTCAAGCGGATGCTGGACCCAAATCCAAACACACGGCTTACTGCAGCACAAGTACTTG AACATCCATGGCTACATGACTCCAAAAAGATGCCAGACATTCCTCTTGGTGACACTGTCCGAGCCAAACTGCAGCAATTTGCTGCAATGAACAAGTTAAAGAAAAAATCCCTAAGG GTGATTGCTGAGCATCTATCTGTAGAGGAAGTAGCTGACATAAAGCAAATGTTTGATGAAATGGATGTGAACAAGAATGGCAAGTTAACCTTTGAGGAATTCAAGGCTGGCCTCCGTAAACTTGGAAACCAGATGCCTGATTCAGACATTAGGATATTGATGGATGCT GCTGATGTTGATAAAAATGGGACACTAGACTATGGAGAATTTGTTGCTGTGTCTATCCATGTGAGAAAAATAGGCAATGATGAACATATCCAGAAGGCTTTCTCATACTTCGACCAAAATAAGAGCGGGTACATAGAAATTGAAGAGCTTAGAGAGGCTTTGGCTGATGAATTGGAGGGAAATGATGACGACATTATCAATGGCATCATCCGTGATGTGGACACAGATAAG GATGGGAAGATAAGCTTTGACGAGTTTGCGGCCATGATGAAAGCTGGCACTGACTGGAGGAAAGCGTCTAGGCAGTACTCGAGGCAAAGGTTCAACAACCTCAGCCTGAAGCTTCAAAAGGACGGGTCCATCGGTGCTGAAACACGGTAG